A part of Haloarchaeobius sp. HME9146 genomic DNA contains:
- a CDS encoding amidohydrolase family protein, with the protein MSLPSVVDTDDPRIIDTHAHQPTEEFLFTAGGEMMQDAAKRFGKEMVPNSYEEMIEAYHEVGIGKAVLLGWDAETNTGNPPVPNEYVAEVRDEYDDFFVGFGSVDPLKDDCVEEARRCVEDLDLVGFKFQQIAQGFDPSDPEHDELWDTIEDLGVPVVFHGGNSTLGACAPGGRGLKIKYGDPMLIDDVAAEHPDLQILIAHPAFPWEKEQLAICQQKGNVYMDLSGWMPAYIDDQVLHYAKTLLKDKVMFGTDYPMLDPQKWLHQFAELDFPEEVQRKLLWENAEEFLDLN; encoded by the coding sequence ATGAGTCTCCCGAGCGTCGTCGATACCGACGACCCGCGAATCATCGACACGCACGCCCACCAGCCGACAGAGGAGTTCCTCTTCACCGCCGGGGGCGAGATGATGCAGGACGCCGCGAAGCGCTTCGGCAAGGAGATGGTGCCGAACTCCTACGAGGAGATGATCGAGGCGTACCACGAGGTCGGCATCGGCAAGGCCGTCCTGCTGGGCTGGGACGCCGAGACCAACACCGGGAACCCGCCGGTCCCGAACGAGTACGTCGCGGAGGTCCGCGACGAGTACGACGACTTCTTCGTCGGCTTCGGGAGCGTCGACCCGCTGAAGGACGACTGTGTCGAGGAGGCCCGCCGCTGTGTGGAGGACCTGGACCTCGTCGGTTTCAAGTTCCAGCAGATCGCCCAGGGCTTCGACCCGAGCGACCCCGAGCACGACGAGCTCTGGGACACCATCGAGGACCTCGGCGTCCCCGTCGTCTTCCACGGCGGGAACTCCACGTTGGGTGCCTGCGCCCCCGGTGGGCGCGGCCTGAAGATCAAGTACGGTGACCCGATGCTCATCGACGACGTGGCGGCCGAACACCCCGACCTGCAGATTCTCATCGCCCACCCCGCGTTCCCGTGGGAGAAGGAGCAACTCGCCATCTGCCAGCAGAAGGGCAACGTGTACATGGACCTCTCGGGCTGGATGCCGGCGTACATCGACGACCAGGTGCTGCACTACGCGAAGACCCTGCTCAAGGACAAGGTCATGTTCGGGACTGACTACCCGATGCTCGACCCCCAGAAGTGGCTTCACCAGTTCGCCGAGCTGGACTTCCCGGAGGAGGTCCAGCGCAAGCTTCTGTGGGAGAACGCCGAGGAGTTCCTCGACCTGAACTGA
- a CDS encoding VOC family protein has protein sequence MDMRIDHVATAWTDRDEGEAACRAVGLPTTYGGEHADGTTDMSIVGFPDGSYLELITNTGEATPSRWPEFIAGDTGPCAWCIETDDIRGMLRQSLDSGLRVAGPDRDGRARPDGLHVEWETAILGDSLGATLPFCIEDRTPRRYRVTPDPELVDGPLRGISEVVVLTKDAAALAQDFDRAFRLPQPETVDAGEFGATLHRFPGAAVALAEPEGNRLGGRLADFGPAPCAVLVETDDLDHAQDAFSLADPVRWGDDRVAWFDDPRLERRLGVVEYAH, from the coding sequence ATGGACATGCGAATAGACCACGTCGCGACCGCGTGGACCGACCGCGACGAGGGTGAAGCTGCCTGTCGAGCCGTCGGCCTCCCGACCACGTACGGCGGCGAACACGCCGACGGCACGACCGACATGAGTATCGTCGGCTTCCCCGACGGGAGCTATCTCGAACTCATCACGAACACCGGCGAGGCGACGCCGAGCCGCTGGCCGGAGTTCATCGCGGGCGACACCGGCCCCTGTGCCTGGTGCATCGAGACCGACGACATCCGCGGGATGTTGCGCCAGTCGCTGGACTCCGGCTTGCGCGTGGCGGGACCGGACCGGGACGGGCGAGCGCGACCCGACGGCCTGCACGTCGAGTGGGAGACTGCGATTCTCGGCGACTCGTTGGGTGCAACACTCCCGTTCTGCATCGAGGACCGGACGCCACGCCGCTACCGCGTCACGCCGGACCCGGAACTCGTCGATGGGCCACTGCGCGGTATCTCGGAGGTCGTCGTGCTCACGAAGGATGCCGCGGCACTGGCGCAGGACTTCGACCGGGCGTTCCGACTGCCCCAGCCCGAGACGGTCGACGCTGGCGAGTTCGGTGCGACGCTCCACCGCTTCCCCGGCGCGGCGGTCGCGCTCGCCGAACCCGAGGGCAACCGCCTCGGAGGCAGACTGGCAGACTTCGGTCCGGCCCCGTGTGCCGTCCTCGTCGAGACCGACGACCTCGACCACGCGCAGGACGCGTTCTCGCTGGCCGACCCAGTCCGGTGGGGCGACGACCGCGTGGCGTGGTTCGACGATCCGAGACTGGAGCGACGGCTGGGCGTCGTCGAATACGCCCACTGA
- a CDS encoding alpha/beta hydrolase produces the protein MIPAVETGRVADHPYVSTGDGPRTLLVIPGLNDPLHTVGDSWWFPRLMAMYLQRYADTHTVYMVSRPHGIPADATVASMARGYEAVLDELDAESTPLDVFGLSMGGFLVQALAARDDRVDRAVLGLSATTLSEHGRDIVERWRDWGERGTWGPIYREAYAIVADGLLARCLQAGSVGYDLLFDPENPADFLVSADACLDFDGTAYLAQMDCPTLVVGGDEDVFFTAADYRETAAALPDGTLAMLRGAGHESVIEHPDEFDGSIRRFLSA, from the coding sequence GTGATTCCAGCTGTCGAGACCGGTCGCGTCGCCGACCACCCATACGTCAGCACTGGTGACGGTCCCCGCACACTCCTCGTCATCCCCGGCCTGAACGACCCGCTGCACACGGTCGGCGACTCGTGGTGGTTCCCGCGACTGATGGCGATGTACCTCCAGCGATACGCCGACACCCACACCGTCTACATGGTGAGTCGCCCGCACGGCATTCCGGCGGATGCGACGGTGGCGTCGATGGCTCGCGGGTACGAAGCTGTTCTCGACGAGCTCGACGCCGAGTCGACCCCGCTCGACGTGTTCGGCCTCTCTATGGGCGGCTTCCTCGTGCAGGCGCTCGCCGCCCGTGACGACAGAGTGGACCGCGCGGTGCTCGGGCTCTCGGCGACGACGTTGAGCGAACACGGTCGCGACATCGTCGAGCGCTGGCGGGACTGGGGCGAGCGTGGGACCTGGGGTCCCATCTACCGCGAGGCGTACGCAATCGTCGCCGATGGGCTGCTCGCCCGGTGCCTGCAGGCCGGCTCCGTGGGGTACGACCTGCTCTTCGACCCGGAGAATCCGGCTGACTTCCTCGTCTCCGCCGACGCCTGCCTCGACTTCGACGGGACTGCCTACCTCGCCCAGATGGACTGCCCGACCCTGGTTGTCGGGGGTGACGAGGACGTGTTCTTCACGGCCGCAGACTACCGCGAGACGGCCGCGGCGCTCCCCGACGGAACGCTGGCGATGCTCCGGGGGGCGGGCCACGAGTCGGTCATCGAGCATCCCGACGAGTTCGACGGGAGCATCAGGCGGTTTCTCTCGGCGTGA
- a CDS encoding RDD family protein: protein MTETIEKTLHLAKWETRFGAWLIDIVLVSVVLEVFNEFLVSLPSILSVELGTIGGFSVFFGANGLALFVYWTLSEGIWGQSAGKMVLNLRVTDRRGNHPDFLAAAVQAFGKAFFLPIDCLVGWLAMEGQKLRLTNRLSNTIVISVPAEEPEGVEYVIPEE from the coding sequence ATGACTGAAACTATCGAGAAGACCCTGCATCTCGCGAAGTGGGAGACCAGGTTCGGTGCCTGGCTCATCGATATCGTCCTCGTGAGCGTCGTCCTCGAGGTGTTCAACGAGTTCCTCGTCAGCCTCCCGTCGATACTGTCGGTCGAGCTCGGGACCATCGGCGGCTTCAGCGTCTTCTTCGGCGCGAACGGGCTCGCGCTGTTCGTCTACTGGACGCTCTCGGAGGGTATCTGGGGGCAGTCCGCCGGGAAGATGGTGTTGAACCTCAGGGTGACCGACCGGCGTGGGAACCACCCGGACTTCCTCGCGGCCGCGGTCCAGGCGTTCGGGAAGGCGTTCTTCCTCCCCATCGACTGCCTCGTCGGCTGGCTGGCGATGGAGGGACAGAAACTTCGACTCACGAACCGCCTCTCGAACACCATCGTCATCTCGGTCCCGGCCGAGGAACCCGAGGGCGTCGAGTACGTGATTCCGGAGGAGTGA
- a CDS encoding enoyl-CoA hydratase/isomerase family protein — MRIEDEDGVRTITFDRPNVMNAMNLEVAQELAEAVAEADPVEHDAVVITGDDPAFSAGGDIMAMKEREEGPREAYERVAETFNRAAAEMLNCDIPIVAKVNGDCVGAGLALVAAADFAYTVPDATFSCAFIRVGLIPDTAATFTLPRLVGLRTAKRLTFTGEFFDGEEAAEMDLVNEAVPEEELDEVVDEMVGKLSRRPTRTIGMTKQAMHENLDNDWRKALDYENMVQVQAYMSDEHEEGVDAFLEGRDAEWD, encoded by the coding sequence ATGCGCATCGAGGACGAGGACGGCGTACGTACCATCACCTTCGACCGACCGAACGTCATGAACGCGATGAACCTGGAGGTCGCCCAGGAACTCGCGGAGGCCGTCGCCGAGGCCGACCCCGTCGAACACGACGCGGTGGTCATCACGGGCGACGACCCGGCCTTCTCCGCGGGCGGGGACATCATGGCGATGAAAGAGCGCGAGGAGGGGCCGCGCGAGGCCTACGAGCGCGTCGCGGAGACGTTCAACCGCGCGGCCGCGGAGATGCTGAACTGCGACATCCCCATCGTCGCGAAGGTCAACGGCGACTGCGTGGGTGCCGGGCTTGCGCTCGTGGCGGCCGCGGACTTCGCGTACACCGTGCCCGACGCGACGTTCTCCTGTGCGTTCATCCGCGTCGGCCTCATCCCCGACACGGCAGCCACGTTCACCCTGCCCCGACTGGTGGGTCTGCGAACCGCGAAGCGTCTGACCTTCACCGGCGAGTTCTTCGACGGTGAGGAGGCAGCGGAGATGGATCTCGTGAACGAGGCGGTCCCCGAGGAGGAGCTCGACGAAGTGGTCGACGAGATGGTCGGAAAGCTCTCGCGGCGGCCCACCCGGACCATCGGGATGACCAAGCAGGCGATGCACGAGAACCTCGACAACGACTGGCGGAAGGCGCTGGACTACGAGAACATGGTGCAGGTGCAGGCGTACATGTCCGACGAACACGAGGAGGGCGTCGACGCGTTCCTCGAAGGGCGGGACGCGGAGTGGGACTGA
- a CDS encoding PaaI family thioesterase — translation MDIEEFFETMPFADLLGVDVTEAEDGHAEGRLEMREDLSWNADQLMAHGGVTFTLADTVGGAALVSLVDQPVPTIDMRIDYLSAGTGDLYAEADVVRCGKNVGTVDVDVYAADDDTLIADARGVYKTG, via the coding sequence ATGGACATCGAAGAGTTCTTCGAGACGATGCCGTTCGCCGACCTGCTCGGCGTCGACGTGACCGAGGCCGAGGACGGCCACGCCGAGGGTCGCCTGGAGATGCGCGAGGACCTGTCGTGGAACGCCGACCAGCTGATGGCTCACGGGGGCGTGACGTTCACGCTCGCGGACACCGTCGGCGGCGCGGCGCTAGTCTCGCTGGTCGACCAGCCGGTCCCGACCATCGACATGCGCATCGACTACCTCTCGGCAGGAACAGGGGACCTCTACGCCGAGGCCGACGTGGTCCGGTGCGGGAAGAACGTCGGAACGGTCGACGTGGACGTGTACGCTGCAGACGACGACACGCTCATCGCGGACGCCCGCGGTGTGTATAAAACGGGATAG
- a CDS encoding helix-turn-helix domain-containing protein: MIDECLVVEFRVTGDDCPLADATRETGCVVDARPPQRRSDGNALLRFSAGDDPALAEALDADERIRYLHASHTEDRVNLRCLSKHPCVVHTLCDAGFMAESLRYRDGVETYTGAVVGYDVLEGVLEAAGETVGVTLERIYPLGSEDDEVVARRWGFTPAQEEALRAANEMGYFEVPREVTASEVADAIGISKSAFLERLRRGQSALFAQVFE, encoded by the coding sequence GTGATAGACGAGTGTCTCGTCGTCGAGTTCAGGGTCACCGGCGACGACTGCCCCCTGGCAGACGCCACGCGGGAGACCGGGTGCGTCGTCGACGCGCGGCCCCCACAGCGCCGCAGCGACGGGAACGCCCTGTTGCGGTTCTCGGCGGGTGACGACCCAGCCCTCGCCGAGGCGCTCGATGCAGACGAGCGTATCCGCTACCTGCACGCCTCGCACACCGAGGACCGGGTGAACCTGCGGTGTCTCTCGAAACACCCGTGTGTGGTCCACACGCTCTGTGACGCCGGGTTCATGGCCGAATCGTTGCGATACCGGGACGGGGTTGAGACCTACACCGGTGCCGTCGTCGGGTACGACGTCCTCGAAGGGGTGCTGGAGGCCGCCGGTGAGACCGTCGGTGTCACCCTCGAACGGATCTACCCGCTCGGGAGCGAGGACGACGAGGTGGTGGCCCGGCGCTGGGGGTTCACCCCCGCACAGGAGGAGGCGCTCCGGGCCGCCAACGAGATGGGCTATTTCGAGGTCCCTCGCGAGGTGACTGCCAGCGAGGTGGCCGACGCGATCGGTATCAGCAAATCCGCGTTCCTCGAACGCCTGCGCCGGGGACAGTCGGCGCTGTTCGCGCAGGTGTTCGAGTGA
- the paaA gene encoding 1,2-phenylacetyl-CoA epoxidase subunit PaaA — MDIEEVKARAGPREFSPKDDMPEEYRKAATRMIQFHANSEIMGAYLERPFIRQAPSLDRKLACSAKVQDEIGHGQLLYRAAESLGIKTRDEMLDELAEGKGKFLNCFHYPMESWVETPMIAFFVDGAAMRRQATLKSTSWEPYAHAMDKVCFEEGFHVKHGEAILYELMTGSKKEQELTQEAFELWWPRIIQFFGPTNDKSTHHGFASEVGLKQMSNDELRTAFLNAYIPKAEKYGLEIPDEPRINKLDDGSYEVVEEDLDWDEFFTIAKNDYDGSHEQINGRQKAQEAVEWVRESMDKHESRVYGGSQPQAAD, encoded by the coding sequence ATGGACATCGAGGAGGTCAAAGCACGGGCCGGACCCCGGGAGTTCAGCCCCAAGGACGACATGCCAGAGGAGTATCGGAAAGCTGCCACACGGATGATCCAGTTCCACGCGAACTCGGAGATCATGGGTGCCTACCTGGAGCGCCCGTTCATCCGCCAGGCACCGAGCCTAGACCGCAAGCTCGCCTGCAGCGCGAAGGTGCAGGACGAGATCGGCCACGGCCAGCTGCTCTACCGCGCCGCCGAGTCCCTCGGCATCAAGACGCGCGACGAGATGCTCGACGAACTCGCAGAGGGCAAGGGGAAGTTCCTGAACTGCTTCCACTACCCGATGGAGTCGTGGGTCGAGACGCCGATGATCGCGTTCTTCGTCGACGGTGCCGCCATGCGCCGCCAGGCGACCCTGAAGTCCACCTCGTGGGAGCCCTACGCCCACGCGATGGACAAAGTCTGCTTCGAGGAGGGCTTCCACGTCAAGCACGGTGAGGCCATCCTCTACGAGCTGATGACCGGCTCGAAGAAGGAGCAGGAGCTGACCCAGGAGGCCTTCGAGCTGTGGTGGCCCCGCATCATCCAGTTCTTCGGCCCCACCAACGACAAGTCGACCCACCACGGGTTCGCAAGCGAGGTCGGCCTGAAGCAGATGTCCAACGACGAGCTCCGGACCGCGTTCCTCAACGCGTACATCCCGAAGGCCGAGAAGTACGGCCTCGAGATTCCGGACGAGCCGCGCATCAACAAGCTCGACGACGGTTCCTACGAGGTCGTCGAGGAGGACCTCGACTGGGACGAGTTCTTCACCATCGCGAAGAACGACTACGACGGCAGCCACGAGCAGATCAACGGCCGCCAGAAGGCCCAGGAGGCCGTCGAATGGGTCCGTGAATCGATGGACAAGCACGAGAGCCGCGTCTACGGTGGCTCGCAACCGCAGGCGGCCGACTAA
- the paaB gene encoding 1,2-phenylacetyl-CoA epoxidase subunit PaaB yields MIWEVFRQEKSGGYHTHCGNVHAPDREMALMFAEVQHARRKPTNSLWVVPQKEIGEVDTEDAKFGGTTDKAYRWAMTYNFEAAASEVEESTSEQETAERERRAQVEKAGGN; encoded by the coding sequence ATGATCTGGGAAGTCTTCCGACAGGAGAAATCCGGTGGGTACCACACCCACTGTGGCAACGTGCACGCGCCGGACCGCGAGATGGCGCTCATGTTCGCCGAGGTACAGCACGCACGACGCAAGCCGACGAACAGCCTCTGGGTCGTCCCCCAGAAGGAGATCGGCGAGGTCGACACCGAGGACGCGAAGTTCGGCGGCACGACCGACAAGGCCTACCGCTGGGCCATGACGTACAACTTCGAGGCCGCCGCCTCGGAGGTCGAAGAGTCCACGAGCGAACAGGAGACGGCCGAGCGCGAACGCCGCGCACAGGTCGAGAAGGCAGGTGGTAACTGA
- the paaC gene encoding 1,2-phenylacetyl-CoA epoxidase subunit PaaC codes for MAAAETLPEPQELSDEEREAIEHQLYRLADDEFVIAERYTEWQVRAPTLESDLALANIAQDEYGHARLWYDLLQDWGATESDLIWERPADEWRHSSLCELEFAEGDWADAIVRSYLYDVAENIRLQALADSSYPRIRDRVGKILGEEDYHREHAQNWLERLCEEEDSRARVQAALDRLFPYALTLFSPTDEEVDDRIVELGIRSEPLVTMREEWLDEVVPYLESLDLSVDDAELPEQYDLHHSAFDLPAEVGRDQSHTDDWFDLYDDFTHTYSELGRESANRIMKDPDDE; via the coding sequence ATGGCAGCAGCTGAGACACTCCCCGAACCGCAGGAACTGTCCGACGAGGAACGCGAGGCGATCGAACACCAGCTCTACCGGCTGGCCGACGACGAGTTCGTCATCGCCGAGCGCTACACCGAGTGGCAGGTCCGTGCCCCGACGCTCGAGTCCGACCTCGCCCTGGCGAACATCGCCCAGGACGAGTACGGGCACGCCCGTCTCTGGTACGACCTGCTCCAGGACTGGGGCGCGACGGAGTCGGACCTCATCTGGGAGCGTCCGGCCGACGAGTGGCGGCACTCCAGCCTCTGTGAACTCGAGTTCGCCGAGGGTGACTGGGCCGACGCCATCGTCCGCTCGTACCTCTACGACGTGGCCGAGAACATCCGCCTGCAGGCGCTCGCGGACTCCTCGTACCCGCGAATCCGCGACCGCGTCGGGAAGATCCTCGGCGAGGAGGACTACCACCGCGAGCACGCCCAGAACTGGCTCGAACGGCTCTGCGAGGAGGAGGACAGCCGCGCCCGCGTGCAGGCCGCCCTCGACCGCCTGTTCCCGTACGCGCTGACGCTGTTCTCCCCGACCGACGAGGAGGTCGACGACCGCATCGTCGAGCTGGGTATCCGCTCGGAGCCCCTCGTCACCATGCGCGAGGAGTGGCTCGACGAGGTCGTCCCGTACCTCGAATCGCTCGACCTCAGCGTCGACGACGCCGAGCTGCCCGAGCAGTACGACCTGCACCACTCCGCGTTCGACCTCCCGGCAGAGGTCGGCCGCGACCAGAGCCACACCGACGACTGGTTCGACCTGTACGACGACTTCACCCACACCTACAGCGAGTTGGGCCGCGAGAGCGCCAACCGCATCATGAAGGACCCAGACGATGAGTGA
- the paaD gene encoding 1,2-phenylacetyl-CoA epoxidase subunit PaaD, translating into MSDVYDPDDVPNSVDPEDDDCVDPVGSSACAYTEYVQGEASDEVPATGEGSEGLERAVWDVLYEIEDPEMPISIVDLGLIYGVVADKESGHVTVDMTLTYSGCPARTMLQDQMREAVAGVEGVSDVDLRLVWSPEWNLEMVTEQGKEDLREFGLSI; encoded by the coding sequence ATGAGTGACGTGTACGACCCGGACGACGTGCCGAACTCGGTCGACCCCGAAGACGACGACTGCGTCGACCCCGTCGGCAGCAGTGCCTGCGCGTACACGGAGTACGTCCAGGGCGAAGCCAGCGACGAGGTGCCCGCGACCGGCGAGGGAAGCGAGGGCCTCGAACGCGCCGTCTGGGACGTACTGTACGAGATCGAGGACCCCGAGATGCCCATCTCCATCGTGGACCTCGGGCTCATCTACGGCGTCGTTGCGGACAAGGAATCCGGCCACGTCACCGTCGACATGACCCTGACGTACTCCGGCTGTCCCGCCCGGACGATGCTGCAGGACCAGATGCGCGAGGCCGTGGCCGGCGTGGAGGGCGTCTCCGACGTCGACCTCCGGCTCGTCTGGTCGCCCGAGTGGAACCTGGAGATGGTGACCGAACAGGGCAAAGAAGACCTGCGTGAGTTCGGACTGAGCATATGA
- the paaE gene encoding 1,2-phenylacetyl-CoA epoxidase subunit PaaE, with amino-acid sequence MRRPDPSVTTSGESEGAECPYCGSENTVRDHPKGPSLCRSMHYCNACDQPFEKME; translated from the coding sequence ATGAGACGACCCGACCCATCCGTCACGACCAGCGGCGAGAGCGAGGGTGCGGAGTGCCCGTACTGTGGCTCGGAGAACACGGTCCGGGACCACCCGAAGGGCCCGTCGCTCTGCCGGTCGATGCACTACTGCAACGCCTGCGACCAGCCGTTCGAGAAGATGGAGTAG
- a CDS encoding NOP5/NOP56 family protein, whose product MSEDATGSGWFATLDRDDTAAAVTAIRTGSAPEPADWPAMAVESGFAEDEADYYSALHDATVAAARAAATERERSGDQQLVHAVRAMDDCLRTANELAERVSEWANALFDDDRAGIPYARDLADREPDHPDEAQVVSLAGRVADLADEADELEEYVETRAPEIAPNLAAMAGPVLAARLISLAGGLESLAKKPSGTVQVLGAEDALFAHLRGHASSPKHGVIFTHEYVRGTRPQDRGSAARALAGKLSIAARVDHYSGDRKPELDEELDARIATIQARAEDGNGGESGGDGE is encoded by the coding sequence ATGAGCGAGGACGCTACGGGGTCGGGCTGGTTCGCCACCCTCGACCGCGACGACACAGCCGCCGCCGTCACGGCGATCCGGACGGGGTCGGCACCGGAGCCGGCCGACTGGCCAGCGATGGCCGTCGAATCCGGGTTCGCGGAGGACGAGGCTGACTACTATTCGGCACTTCACGACGCGACGGTCGCCGCTGCGCGCGCCGCCGCGACCGAGCGCGAGCGGTCGGGCGACCAGCAGCTCGTCCACGCGGTTCGGGCGATGGACGACTGCCTCCGGACGGCCAACGAACTGGCCGAGCGCGTCAGCGAGTGGGCCAACGCACTGTTCGACGACGACCGCGCGGGCATCCCATACGCTCGTGACCTGGCCGACCGGGAACCGGACCACCCGGACGAGGCACAGGTCGTCTCCCTCGCCGGGCGCGTCGCCGACCTCGCCGACGAGGCCGACGAACTGGAGGAGTACGTCGAGACGCGCGCGCCGGAGATCGCCCCGAACCTCGCGGCGATGGCCGGGCCGGTGCTCGCGGCGCGGCTCATCTCGCTCGCGGGCGGGCTGGAATCGCTCGCGAAGAAGCCAAGCGGGACCGTCCAGGTGCTGGGGGCCGAGGACGCGCTGTTCGCGCACCTGCGTGGCCACGCGTCCTCGCCGAAACACGGCGTCATCTTCACGCACGAGTACGTCCGCGGGACGCGCCCGCAGGACCGCGGCTCGGCCGCCCGCGCGCTCGCTGGGAAGCTGAGTATCGCGGCCCGTGTCGACCACTACTCGGGCGACCGGAAGCCCGAACTCGACGAGGAACTCGACGCGCGCATCGCGACGATACAGGCGCGCGCCGAAGACGGGAACGGCGGCGAGAGCGGAGGTGACGGCGAATGA
- a CDS encoding fibrillarin-like rRNA/tRNA 2'-O-methyltransferase yields MTLPQGVEHRTIAGDERLATRGEPVYGEPTDGEWRAWDPGRSKLGALFAREVDTGLSGGDTVLYLGAASGTTVSHVADFSGPTYAVEFAARPTRQLVGVAEDRPNLFPLLKDARKPDTYAHVVERECDAIIQDVATRGQGEVACRNRQFLADDGRLVAAIKARSEDVTGDPGDVFDAVLADIEKEYEILVTERLDPLHDDHLGVVAQPR; encoded by the coding sequence ATGACGCTTCCACAGGGCGTGGAACATCGGACCATCGCCGGTGACGAGCGCCTCGCCACCAGAGGCGAGCCAGTCTACGGCGAGCCGACGGACGGCGAGTGGCGCGCGTGGGACCCCGGTCGCTCGAAGCTGGGCGCGCTGTTCGCCCGCGAGGTCGACACCGGCCTCTCGGGCGGGGACACCGTGCTCTATCTCGGCGCGGCGAGCGGGACGACGGTGAGCCACGTCGCCGACTTCTCGGGACCGACCTACGCCGTCGAGTTCGCGGCGCGCCCGACCCGGCAGCTGGTGGGTGTCGCCGAGGACCGCCCGAACCTGTTCCCACTGCTCAAGGACGCCCGGAAGCCGGACACCTACGCCCACGTGGTCGAGCGCGAGTGTGACGCCATCATCCAGGACGTGGCGACCCGCGGGCAGGGCGAGGTCGCCTGCCGAAACCGGCAGTTCCTGGCCGACGACGGGCGGCTCGTGGCCGCCATCAAGGCCCGCAGCGAGGACGTGACCGGTGACCCCGGTGACGTGTTCGACGCCGTCCTGGCCGATATCGAGAAGGAATACGAGATTCTGGTCACCGAGCGCCTCGACCCCCTTCACGACGACCATCTCGGCGTCGTGGCGCAGCCGCGGTAG
- a CDS encoding glutamate--cysteine ligase — protein MERGSPDVFAEQGTLGIEEEFFVVDERGRPVSGSDALVYEGDPPEILDGRLDHELFKTVIETQTPKCESLADASDQLHAVREALTSYAAEHDYRIAAAGLHPAAKWRELEHAQKPRYRAQLDRIQYPQHRNTTAGLHVHVGVDDADKAVWVSNELRWYLPVMLALSANSPYWNGFDTGLASARAKIFENLPNTGMPTAFEDFESYQRFENLFIDTDSINDRGELWYDVRPHSAHGTVEVRAPDGNADPDVVLAFVEYTQALVEDLSARYEDGESGTGDGGLRREVLDENKWRAIRHGHDASFVAPDASGTVSLGEVVDTECERLGVSGIRDIYDAESGASRQRRLHEEEGLDAVCESLVL, from the coding sequence ATGGAGCGAGGGTCGCCTGACGTGTTCGCCGAACAGGGAACACTCGGAATCGAGGAGGAGTTCTTCGTCGTCGACGAGCGTGGCCGCCCGGTCTCGGGGAGCGACGCGCTGGTCTACGAGGGCGACCCACCCGAGATTCTCGACGGGCGGCTCGACCACGAGCTGTTCAAGACGGTCATCGAGACACAGACCCCGAAGTGCGAATCGCTGGCCGATGCGTCGGACCAGCTGCACGCCGTCCGCGAGGCGCTCACCTCCTACGCGGCCGAGCACGACTACCGCATCGCCGCGGCGGGACTGCACCCGGCCGCGAAGTGGCGCGAACTCGAACACGCCCAGAAGCCGCGCTATCGAGCCCAGCTCGACCGTATCCAGTACCCACAGCACCGGAATACGACTGCTGGGTTGCACGTCCACGTCGGCGTCGACGACGCGGACAAGGCGGTCTGGGTGTCGAACGAACTTCGCTGGTACCTGCCGGTGATGCTCGCGCTGTCGGCGAACTCGCCGTACTGGAACGGGTTCGACACCGGGCTCGCGTCGGCGCGCGCGAAGATATTCGAGAACCTCCCCAACACGGGGATGCCGACCGCCTTCGAGGACTTCGAGTCGTACCAGCGCTTCGAGAACCTCTTCATCGACACGGACTCGATAAACGACCGGGGCGAACTGTGGTACGACGTGCGACCGCACTCGGCGCACGGGACCGTCGAGGTCCGCGCGCCCGACGGGAACGCAGACCCCGATGTCGTCCTCGCGTTCGTCGAGTACACCCAGGCGCTGGTCGAGGACCTTTCCGCCCGGTACGAGGACGGCGAGTCAGGCACCGGTGACGGCGGCCTCCGCCGCGAGGTACTGGACGAGAACAAGTGGCGGGCGATTCGCCACGGTCACGACGCCTCGTTCGTCGCCCCCGACGCCTCCGGGACCGTCTCCCTCGGCGAGGTCGTCGACACCGAGTGCGAGCGTCTCGGTGTCTCTGGCATCCGAGACATCTACGATGCTGAGAGCGGTGCGAGCCGCCAACGGCGTCTCCACGAGGAGGAGGGACTCGACGCCGTCTGTGAGTCTCTCGTCCTCTGA